From the Syngnathus typhle isolate RoL2023-S1 ecotype Sweden linkage group LG22, RoL_Styp_1.0, whole genome shotgun sequence genome, the window aggccgccgttacagatgcgcagaacggatgcgcaagacacgtcagctatataaagagcgagagttcagttctcctgtggtgtgcaaggactggagttggaggcggagtgacaaatgacggtgccaacggcagttgttttaatgacatttataattatcttcattcaaccacgggccgactcttttcccctcgagatcctaacaccaactaaaccaaacaggaaactcccacacctctaaaccatcccaccggaactcggcaacgtgaacttaggttccgggtgaattatgccaaccaactacactccacctattagtttcaattcacagtttaatttgcagtttcaatcagcaaataacaaaatgcgtattacaggtcggtcatattttatttcacaacactttgccttgttcctttcgtctctgctgttcacttcaaacacgctccatacgagcgcaatgctctcgtatcagacaaggcttgctcgatcacctgctcgtttgctgtctgtcacaatgtaccctactcaaatccgaaacatttgttgcggctccgagtcacgacgaggggcaagttttggtttccaagggtgtttttattcctcttcaacgtctctcccatacagagccgcctttttcacgtctgcacgcctctttcctgtgcgcgcacggagcgcggtggtgcgtttacgggcagttggagaaatcaacgccaacaaaaaaaattacatccagcctagttaagaccataccaaagactataaaaatgggacccattgcctccctgcgtgtgtgacgatcattgggacttaaaaaaaaaaaaaaaaaaaaaaagaaaaatttcataaaaataaattcataaaaattgggtgcgtattatacatgggtacaggcttttttccagcatcagcatgccatttttagggtgcgtattatacatgggggcgcactatacacggaaaaaaacggtaaataaaaaaaatcttcaaattTAACATGCAGGTTTTTCTTCATGATTTCATTCCCTTCTGAGAATGATGTGCTCCAAGGATCTTAAATGAAATCACCTTAAGGCTCAAAAACACTAATGAGAGGGCGGTGAGAGCGTTGACTAGGCCACACCTGTGCTCCAATGACATTAAGCCTCTCCTGCTTGTTAGTTTTGCATAATCAATCTTTTAAAATCCTCTTAGCATAAATACTAGGCAATTTCCATATTACCATTCATGTGATAATTACAGAAATGAGGTTATGAGAGAAACCTCAGCCTCAGGTTGGGTGGTTGATAATCTTTTTAACAAACCAAGACAATAAGATGGGTTTAACGCTAGGAAAAGTGATTTTTAGTCTAAAAATTTCCCGTCACATTAGAACTTTCTCACTGTAGGCAGAGCGCCATGGGTTAGAGGTGGGAATGTGGACCTCTTCAGTTTTACACACAGCAGTAGGACCGCAGGACCTGCGATGGCTGTCAAAGAGCATCGCTGTCAATCAGGTGACGCAGGGTTGTCGATATTTCCTGGCAGCTGCGCCGCTCTTGAACACACTGCTATTCCCGCTCTTGCAAAAGGAAAAGAACAGGTATCCAGTATCCAGAAACGGGTATCCAGAAACACCACCAAAAAATGGCAACAGagctgggggaaaaaacaataCAAGAAAACAAGAGAAAAGTTGCAACTAAAAGCTCAAAAGCTCAAAAGAAACCACAAGAAACAAAATGCATGGGCGCAGAAGAATTACGTTGACTGCACTGGTGGATCCTGGACATGACAGGATGTAAGATGATTATTTATACTCAGGTGATTTCGATACAAGGGAGGCAATCACCATAATGAGCCGGAAGTAAAGcttccaaaacaaaagaaagcaatgactccaaaaaaaagttacaatgcGAAAGAGTCCACTAAAAAACAGACTATTTAACATAAATGATGAGCCATGACAGATAATAAAGTCCtaatttcaaataaatatgATTATCTTTTTCATTTACATTTACAATGCTTGAGAAGTGCTTCATGTGAAGTAGAGCTTATAACAAATAGGCAGACAGACTTTATGATCTTGAATGCATAAAACTGGAGAGGATTATGCGGAAGCACAAAGGGTCATTTTGtcactctctctccctccctacaAAACAAGCGATACACCCTACGGTGTCCTTTTCATATGAGCTGCAAAAAATTGCAAAGGGCTAATTAGGTGCAAAAGCACTGATTAGGTGAGGCCACTCCACAGAAAACAATTGCCAATGAATTATTTAAACTCTCTCTGCTGTACATGATACCAATACTTGCCCATTGGCGCCACGCTGCTGTGCATTCCCATCTCCAATTTAATTCTGCTGTTGTGAAATGAAGTTTTTGAACTGATCAGAACATGTGTGGAGAGAATACAAATTGGCTTTGACCAGGTTTGACTCTCCTCCAGTCTTTGTGTATCTCTCGCAGCCTCCAGTAGAGTGAATTAGTTTTGCCCCAGTAACTCAGTAGGTCTCTGTGTCCCTGTCCCACAGGGTATGGTCACGCTGCCCCCAGCACAGATGAAGGGAAGGCGTTCTGCATGATCTATGCCCTCCTTGGCATCCCTCTCACCCTGGTCATGTTCCAGAGTGTGGGCGAACGCATCAACACATTTGTGAGGTTTCTTCTCCATCGCCTGAAGAAATGCCTCGGAATGAGGCGGACGGAGGTTTCCATGTTCAACATGGTGACGGTGGGTTTTATATCCTGCATGAGTACGCTATGCGCGGGGGCGTTGGCGTTCTCTCAATTTGAGGGATGGACCTTCTTTCACGCTTTCTACTACTGCTTCATCACTCTCACCACTATCGGCTTTGGGGACTACGTGGCGCTGCAGAACGACCACGCTCTGCAGACCAAGCTGGACTACGTGGCCTTCAGCTTCATCTACATCTTGACTGGCCTGGCTGTGATCGGAGCCTTCCTCAACTTAGCCGTCCTCCGCTTCATGACCATGAACGCTGAGGATGAAAAAAGGGATGCCGAGCAGAGGGCCCTACTGGCCCATAATGGCCAGGCCGGCAGACACATGCGCTGCGTGACGGACCAAGCGTCCCCTTCCTCCACGGCGTCGGGATGTGGCGGAGGAAGCGGCGGCGGAGGAGCGGCCAGCCGGGGACTGCGTAATGTTTATGCCGAGGTTCTCCACTTCCAGTCCATGTGTTCTTGCCTCTGGTACAAAAGCAGAGAGAAGCTGCAGTACTCCATCCCGATGATCATCCCACGTGACCTCTCCAGTTCTGACATCTACATGGAGCAGGGAGAATCCTTCTCCAACCCGCTTCACTCCAACGGCTGTATGTGCAGTCTGCAGCCCCACTCCGGCATTAGCTCCGTGTCTACGGGTCTTCACAGCATCAGCGTGTACAGGAGATTCAATAAACGAAGATGCTCCATCTAGGCATGATCTTTAGCCCACTTGAATTTTACCTGTGGTAAAAGAAGCATGCCAGCTCCGGACATGGAGGAGACAACTTCAGAGTTGATACTCCCTGGTGGTGATGTCCAAGCAGTCTAGGCTCCAAACACTAAGCACAAGTCAGCCTCTAAGTCAGGCAAGAGGTTAGCCCGTCTATCTCGCAGTTTTGAGGTTGGGGGTCAAGCCTACCTGTGGATCTTGTGCATGTTCTACCCAAACCATGCttgaaataagaaaaaatatattgttcTCACGTTTGATCAATGTCCTTCTCAACCAAAAAGGATTTGTGGACCTTGGATGAGCcacagttaaaaaaacaaaaacattaattaaaaatgttatgacAATGGCACTAATTGATACAAATGAACATTACGTTTGTTAAACAGACACTGAGATTTTGCTGGTATAATCTTTAATGCATATGATTGGTGGAGAAAGAAGAAAGGGGGTAGGAGGTATGTTAATATCACCTTTCTTAAATTAATAGACTGTGTATATGTTgtacacattaaaaaatgtgtatATACGTATTTGAACACCTTAACTGTTTTTTCAGTAATTGTACTGAGTGTTTTTTCCTTTGTGTTATGTTCAAGACAAATTTTTCAACCGGCTTCGTCCTTTGTTTATCAAAGATACTTTATGTTAAAGTTAAGAAGGATTGTTGCAAATCAAACATGGATTTATGGGGCATTCATGTTTCAACCCCTGGCCCTTGCCATCCCTTCAATCGGACCTCAGAGTTTTATACAAATGTATTGATTCAATCTTTTCAGTTTCTTCTCGTCATCTGACTCTTGTGTGTACTTGTTGCTTGTCAATATGTTTTCTGATATCGTAGTTGTTGCATATATACTTACATATCGAATTCACTGCAGCACCTTAGAAGATTGTTGTCTGCTTTTGAACACTGGATGTCAGTGCACATTTGTTTCTTATTCTACAGAAaccaaattgttttgttttgatttaaaacAGACATATGCTTTAGTGTTGATAAGAGATTATCATAAATGGCCTCTGAGTTCGAAACTCATGCACTTTGATTAAGTAACACACTTCAGACGATTTCAGGTTTTCATACAGTGTCCTTTTCCACTTCAGCCCTGTGATGCATTTGATTGCTATAGTTTGATTTTGGTTGGTTTTACAATGTTCCACTAAAGATTTTCTTTCGGACGCATTTGTATTTTTCTACATACAGACACAGACTGACAGCTAAATAAGGTTGAACTCGATGATAAATTGCAGTCAATAATGTGTATAGCCATATGTAAACAAAATAAGTTCACTTTATTCCTAATTAAACATATTTTGGTTCAAAACAATGTTTCATATGTTCAAATTGTCTCTTCATTTCTGTACTTCTCACTTCAATACTGCTAGAAGTTGTGAGTACTCGAATTACGTATTTTAGCGAAGACCGTTGCTATGGTTACAATCTGTGACATCCTGCTGGTAATCACTACTGAAGGTTTAAGTTCACAAATGAAATCTTCACGAGACATTGTTCGTAGGATGAGATAAGCAAgcctgtcaggtttatttcgctgactgaataagcgaatagaagagcaacagcaaacaaaccacaagtgagacagaatattaagtcttttctcgcgaggagtgcagtacagatagcttaatacaatctctacacacacactgaatatctgtaggcactcccgctctttttatttggatttgccctacccacagtgtgagacataagacactaaaggggaggaggaaagcatgtgggctttgtctcgtaagcaaaaatcactaggtgtttacata encodes:
- the kcnk3a gene encoding potassium channel subfamily K member 3a, whose product is MKRQNVRTLALIICTLTYLLVGAAIFGVLESQTETSQRREVSLCRAELLHTFNLSAGDFDKLEKVVLQLKPHKAGVQWQFAGSFYFAITVITTIGYGHAAPSTDEGKAFCMIYALLGIPLTLVMFQSVGERINTFVRFLLHRLKKCLGMRRTEVSMFNMVTVGFISCMSTLCAGALAFSQFEGWTFFHAFYYCFITLTTIGFGDYVALQNDHALQTKLDYVAFSFIYILTGLAVIGAFLNLAVLRFMTMNAEDEKRDAEQRALLAHNGQAGRHMRCVTDQASPSSTASGCGGGSGGGGAASRGLRNVYAEVLHFQSMCSCLWYKSREKLQYSIPMIIPRDLSSSDIYMEQGESFSNPLHSNGCMCSLQPHSGISSVSTGLHSISVYRRFNKRRCSI